In a single window of the Chelonia mydas isolate rCheMyd1 chromosome 8, rCheMyd1.pri.v2, whole genome shotgun sequence genome:
- the HIGD2A gene encoding HIG1 domain family member 2A, mitochondrial isoform X2, translating to MAQSSPPPFDPSSPPLIEGFLPTPLHREGFREKFLRKTRENPLVPIERQYPPVPADDAGPYPGSGLHHCCHHGGGGGHSNESSEVRSGWR from the exons ATGGCTCAGAGCTCCCCGCCGCCCTTtgaccccagcagccccccccttATCGAgggcttcctccccacccccctgcatcgGGAGGGGTTCCGGGAGAAGTTCCTGCGCAAGACTCGCGAGAACCCGCTGGTGCCTATCG AAAGGCAATACCCGCCAGTCCCAGCTGATGATGCGGGCCCGTATCCTGGCTCAGGGCTTCACCATTGCTGCCATCATGGTGGGGGTGGTGGCCACAGCAATGAAAGCTCAGAAGTAAGGTCAGGCTGGCGATGA
- the HIGD2A gene encoding HIG1 domain family member 2A, mitochondrial isoform X1, protein MAQSSPPPFDPSSPPLIEGFLPTPLHREGFREKFLRKTRENPLVPIGCLSTAGALTYGLICFQKGNTRQSQLMMRARILAQGFTIAAIMVGVVATAMKAQK, encoded by the exons ATGGCTCAGAGCTCCCCGCCGCCCTTtgaccccagcagccccccccttATCGAgggcttcctccccacccccctgcatcgGGAGGGGTTCCGGGAGAAGTTCCTGCGCAAGACTCGCGAGAACCCGCTGGTGCCTATCG GCTGCCTCTCCACTGCAGGGGCTCTGACCTATGGACTCATTTGCTTCCAGAAAGGCAATACCCGCCAGTCCCAGCTGATGATGCGGGCCCGTATCCTGGCTCAGGGCTTCACCATTGCTGCCATCATGGTGGGGGTGGTGGCCACAGCAATGAAAGCTCAGAAGTAA